A genome region from Anopheles stephensi strain Indian chromosome 2, UCI_ANSTEP_V1.0, whole genome shotgun sequence includes the following:
- the LOC118503932 gene encoding melanization protease 1-like isoform X1 produces the protein MLPTHIQPQRNYKIKINRIRSTRALYSGSGDGDGCLFSPSGISTRCSMITHSVNDYSHNQQQPRSRLLAFESDREPWCDPQCWKLICEPLESSLFPNVCQRCAMMTCPTFVAFARLLPLLLLADGTLAQRQVNQACILTNGQVGGCVRLAECAEIAELANRNVLYLWETQKIRAVLGACESDENSPDPIVCCESGRRRNVPGSTVTASTTTTAAPPTTRRPTTTRRRWITTTTEPITTRPTRPAQLRTSTSPTRRRRITTVSSTTVRSSTEINYKHFRDVLPKVCGMRQVVPTILSGAIDEDNTHVWAVHLEIQKPKETTLARCVGTLIQESYVLTAAHCLQLLPLENIKLFFGVSYISLLPKCLADGDCQERRAAEFIIHPEYNSHTTTNDVALIRVSEPVATSDYIMPACLSLDHVFDERLPDDKRVLSFGWGKTGYGGMSDSKRIVYLNVISPEECSGHLVNSTRISTSMAFSVMCTLGVVRGQDVCQGDSGAPMLHFHKKQYFVVGVVSIGPKCDPSAGSATKLAPGIATRVSEFKRWILATMKRTEGELDVD, from the exons ATGCTACCTACACATATTCAACCACAAAgaaattacaaaatcaaaataaacagAATACGTTCAACAAGGGCTCTCTACAGTGGTAGTGGTGACGGTgacggttgtttgttttcccccaGTGGCATCTCTACTCGGTGTTCAATGATAACGCACTCAGTTAACGATTACAGTCACAATCAGCAGCAACCCCGATCGCGGCTGCTCGCATTCGAGAGTGACCGTGAACCTTGGTGTGATCCACAGTGCTGGAAGCTGATTTGCGAACCCCTCGAAAGTTCCCTTTTCCCAAATGTGTGCCAACGGTGTGCGATGATGACTTGTCCAACGTTTGTGGCGTTTGCCCGCCTTCtgccactgttgctgctggctgaCGGGACGCTCGCACAGCGCCAGGTGAATCAGGCGTGTATCCTCACGAACGGACAGGTCGGAGGATGCGTCCGGTTGGCGGAGTGTGCCGAGATCGCTGAGCTAGCGAACCGCAACGTGCTGTACTTGTGGGAAACGCAAAAGATAAGGGCCGTCTTGGGTGCCTGTGAAAGTGACGAGAATTCACCCGATCCGATC GTTTGTTGTGAATCAGGAAGGCGGAGAAACGTTCCTGGTTCTACAGTAACAgcttccaccaccactactgctgctcCTCCGACCACCAGAAGACCTACCACAACACGACGTCGATGGATTACTACCACTACCGAACCAATCACCACCAGACCTACTAGACCGGCCCAGCTTAGAACGAGCACCTCACCAACACGACGGCGAAGGATTACTACCGTGTCGTCCACAACCGTGCGTTCCAGCACGGAGATTAATTACAAACACTTTAGGGATGTGTTACCGAAGGTTTGCGGTATGCGACAAGTTGTCCCTACCATCCTTTCGGGTGCGATCGATGAAGACAACACCCATGTGTGGGCCGTACACTTGGAGATTCAAAAGCCGAAAGAGACCACCCTGGCACGATGTGTCGGAACACTGATCCAGGAAAGTTACGTCCTAACGGCAGCTCACTGTCTACAGTTGTTGCCCCTAGAAAA TATCAAGCTGTTTTTTGGCGTAAGTTACATCAGCCTGCTGCCCAAGTGTTTGGCCGATGGCGACTGTCAGGAGCGTAGGGCGGCCGAGTTCATCATTCACCCGGAGTACAACTCGCACACGACCACGAACGATGTGGCGCTCATCAGGGTAAGCGAGCCGGTAGCCACTTCGGACTATATTATGCCCGCCTGTCTATCGCTGGATCATGTTTTCGACGAGAGACTACCGGACGATAAGCGTGTCCTGTCGTTTGGTTGGGGTAAAACCGGATATG GTGGCATGAGTGATTCGAAGCGCATCGTCTACCTGAACGTCATCTCGCCGGAAGAATGTAGCGGACATCTCGTGAACAGCACACGCATCAGTACATCCATGGCCTTCAGTGTGATGTGCACGCTGGGCGTGGTGAGAGGCCAGGACGTGTGTCAGGGTGACTCCGGTGCACCGATGCTGCATTTTCACAAAAAACAGTACTTCGTCGTTGGTGTGGTTAGCATCGGGCCCAAGTGTGATCCTTCCGCGGGTAGTGCCACAAAGCTTGCGCCCGGCATTGCCACGCGAGTGTCCGAGTTTAAACGATGGATACTTGCTACTATGAAGCGAACAGAGGGTGAACTTGATGTTGATTAG
- the LOC118503932 gene encoding CLIP domain-containing serine protease B15-like isoform X2 — translation MHRGPLQFVCIASALIINYLPLPCSVSSTMLQRIAVCLLGLVVTLQPARASRERGSFCRSSNGLPGMCVALKYCPQLAALDEKPYLTRHEMNLLIGAAGACPSELEQYCCANGDIRWFAKSTLKASKKPSKKPTPPVEMDGDNSISDTECLQTRLGMDDRSIGRASLDSSFGVFIAYTGRKKYSRCVGSLVTPEYVLTAAHCVQKPNGMVLYVNAHHVTRDTVHGGLKADVEPRYVREVVIHEQYNTTTRDHDIALLRLNESVAVGDPGSPGPICIPMGTKHDPIAAAGHTLNCFGWGVYADGEPADSKQWITLERISQELCQARMDSLRVALVQRVLVTERNICTITITGHDAFAGYSGGPLMYRKEGTWFLVGLINFGVGTTSSEFPVVSLNVQQYTDWIIGNIRQQ, via the exons ATGCACAGGGGCCCGCTACAGTTCGTTTGCATCGCTTCAGCCTTAATCATCAATTACTTGCCATTACCGTGTAGTGTTAGTAGCACCATGTTGCAACGTATCGCGGTCTGTCTATTGGGTCTAGTGGTAACGCTCCAGCCCGCCAGGGCAAGTCGCGAGCGAGGATCATTCTGCAGATCATCGAACGGTTTGCCGGGGATGTGCGTTGCGCTGAAGTATTGTCCCCAATTGGCAGCACTCGATGAGAAACCGTACCTAACCCGGCACGAGATGAACCTACTGATAGGAGCTGCCGGTGCATGTCCATCGGAGTTagag cAATACTGTTGTGCCAATGGAGATATCCGTTGGTTCGCAAAGAGCACTTTGAAAGCTTCGAAGAAACCGTCCAAAAAACCTACGCCACCGGTGGAAATGGATGGGGATAACTCGATATCCGATACAGAATGTCTTCAGACACGACTCGGAATGGATGACCGATCGATCGGGAGAGCGTCGCTAGATTCTTCGTTCGGAGTGTTTATAGCCTACACCGGCAGGAAGAAGTACAGCCGTTGTGTGGGAAGTTTGGTTACACCCGAGTACGTCCTTACGGCGGCTCACTGTGTGCAGAAACCGAACGG GATGGTTTTGTACGTGAACGCTCACCACGTCACGCGGGACACGGTGCACGGTGGGCTCAAGGCGGATGTGGAACCACGGTACGTCCGGGAGGTGGTGATTCACGAACAGTACAACACTACCACGCGCGATCACGACATTGCCTTGCTACGGTTGAACGAGAGCGTAGCGGTGGGCGATCCTGGATCACCGGGACCGATCTGCATCCCGATGGGCACGAAGCACGATCCGATCGCTGCAGCTGGACACACGCTGAACTGTTTCGGTTGGGGTGTTTATGCAGATG GCGAACCGGCTGACAGCAAGCAGTGGATAACGCTGGAACGCATCTCGCAGGAGCTGTGTCAGGCGCGGATGGATTCGTTGCGTGTGGCGCTGGTGCAGAGGGTGCTGGTGACGGAGCGTAACATCTGCACCATTACCATCACCGGGCATGACGCGTTTGCGGGCTATTCCGGTGGCCCGCTGATGTATCGAAAGGAGGGCACCTGGTTCTTGGTGGGGCTGATCAACTTTGGCGTTGGCACCACTAGCAGCGAGTTCCCGGTGGTGTCGCTGAATGTGCAACAGTACACGGACTGGATTATCGGAAACATTCGCCAGCAGTAG